The window GCGCTGGCGCTGGCCTACCGGAAATTCAGGGACGGCAAATTCGATCCCGTCGTCGCCATCGACCGCGCGACCGGCAGCGTGTCCATCTTCGACGTGCGCCGGGCGGTCGATGCCGAAACACACAGCGACAGCGAGATCAGCCTTGCCGAAGCGCGCGCCCTCGGCTATCCCGACGTTCGGGAGGGAGACAGCGTCAAGGTGCCCGTGCTCGAGCACCCCAAGAGTTTCGGACGCATCGCCGCGCAGACCGCTCGTCAGGTGATCACTCAGCGCCTCAAGGACGCCGAACGCGAAATCGTATATAATGAGTTCAACGACAAAATCGGCGACCTGATCACGGCCACCATCTTCAAGGCCGAAAACGACCAGATCCTTGTCCGCCTGAGCGAACGCAGCGAAGCCGTACTTCCAAGGGAAGAGCGCATCGCCGGCGAAGTTTACACGCCCGGCGAGAGCAAGAAATTCTTTTTGCTCGACGTGCGCCAGACCGGACGCGGCCCGCGTATCGTCGTTTCGCGCACACACCCCGGCCTGCTGAGGAAACTGCTCGAACTGGAAATTCCCGAGATCCACGACGGCACCGTCGAGATCAAAGGCATCGTGCGCGAAGCCGGCGCCCGCGC of the Pyramidobacter piscolens W5455 genome contains:
- the nusA gene encoding transcription termination factor NusA translates to MELGVDFLGALKQLGEERGLSEEVIFSSIEAALALAYRKFRDGKFDPVVAIDRATGSVSIFDVRRAVDAETHSDSEISLAEARALGYPDVREGDSVKVPVLEHPKSFGRIAAQTARQVITQRLKDAEREIVYNEFNDKIGDLITATIFKAENDQILVRLSERSEAVLPREERIAGEVYTPGESKKFFLLDVRQTGRGPRIVVSRTHPGLLRKLLELEIPEIHDGTVEIKGIVREAGARAKVAVASTDPAVDSVGACVGNSGARIRSISADLCDEKIDIIVWNEDPLEFIRNALSPARVTGVEAVEGQDRTAKVYAPADQLSLAIGKAGQNVRLAARLTGWKVDINTNTGDTPAGKPEIEEGERA